Within Porites lutea chromosome 2, jaPorLute2.1, whole genome shotgun sequence, the genomic segment GCCGCTTGGAGCTAATTATATCAGTAACAAGCAATCCAGTTTGACTCAGCTCAACTCAGTACATACATGTTCAGTTCTCTGCGTTTCGCAACCAAAGAAAAATGTAGCGTTGCTGAAATCTTTCCGGTTCACGAGCGTCGAAGGTCACATCCTTCGTCCAAGCAGATCGATTTCTCTTCAAGTAGATTATAAAGACTTACCAGGTAATCACTGATCGCTGCAACCTCCGGGTGCTGCAAACAAATTTCTATTCCTTTTCAGTTGTTTCTTCTCCTTTGCATATGACAAAACGCAAATGGACTGAGTTTTAATTAATACTCGCTTGACGAGCTCTCATCGCATGAAAGCAGAGAAAGGGCTTGAAAATTTAAATCgacttatttatttttcattactATTTTTTTCTCCTAAATTTAAGATATTCTTCCTCTAATCTTTCGTTTGTCACAACTTtataaaatgtaatttaattattgtaactgCTCAGCTGGTTTAGCTTTTTGCTATTCCAAGACATAAAACTGTTCACCCCAATATTCTTTAAcacccaaaacaaaagaattacatCCGTGTTACGTCAAATGAAATCCTCTTGTTTTGTACACTTTTAGACCTAGTCACACGTCTTCAttgaacttaaaaaaatgacaCTTACTCAACCAACCATCTGTGCCAAAGTCATATGAAAACTGGGTATATTTTTACGGAAACTTATAAGATAgacatgtttgtttgtttatgttgtttttttctgtgcGAATGTTAAGTTTGAAAGGATTGGAGTGTTGTTGGACTCAAGGGCAAGGACTCGTTATCCATTTTCAATACAAACATAATGATTGTTGGCCTGTCGGACCACTTTAAGGCTAGAGGGTTATCTGAGACAATGCAAGGTAAATGTGTTTTTCTTATACTGTGTTTATTTGACTCTCATTGTTACAAGCAGACTGGATTTCTTTGACTCAGCGTCTACGTCTTCTCCATCCATTGTTACCTCCTAGAGACCGCCTCAACCACGACGACAATAGCTCGTATTAAACCTTCCCTTTGCAACATTTTGCCTGAAGTTGTTCAGCACGTTTCCTGCAGGCTTGTAGCGGGCAACCACATAGGTACACCCTCTCGAGACTGCTTTTCCTATTCCCAGCTCCACACTCTTTTTCCACACCACCTGGGTAAAGTGCCCAGTGCGACCATCCCATCCGGGATTGTTAAAGTTGAACTCACACACTTCTTTGTACCTGTGAAAATATAGTTTAGCACAGTCGTACGTTAAGAAAGAaagtccttttttgttttttttgtgatgCCCTTGCgtaagtgaaatttttttaaattccattAATATATTTTTGCGACAGCCATGAGATTTGTCGAGATTCTCATATTTTTCGTGACTTTTGTAGTGTCGTTGATGCCTCCTTGGCTTGCTAACAGGTGACTAAACGGCCATGTTGGAGGTCATGTGTAGAACTTGCGTACAAAAAGTCGCTTAGTGAAGAGATACGCTTGTTCTTACTAGTAACCAACATATCAGCCTTAAATCTAACCGCAAACCAACCATTTCAGAAGTTCAGAGTTATTATTTGAAGGTTAGCATTCGCGTTTTAGGACCCTTCATAGCTGAAATTCTCGTTTGTATTGTTTGCAAAGCCTAAAAGTCgacttttaagaaaaagaaacttctaTCCTCTCTGTAAAATTGTCCGTCGGACACTCTAAGAGAACGTGGTCAATTGATTTTCACAATCGGTTTGGTGTTTTACTGCATTTCTGCTTAGTGTATAATACGCGCGGGCGCCGACACTAATCTAAACCGCTAAGGCACACTATTAATGAGAACTTTCAAGGGCAAATCAAATTTTTTGCCCCTTTAAAATCAGTTCAGTCTGAACACTTCCATAATGATAGTCTGCtggatgaaataaaaatatcgggacaaaactttgatttttacgACTCTTTTCCGATGGATAGGGTGGCGAGACCTTGCGACATGAATGACATGCGCAATAAAGATGTGCAGACTTATAGAACGCGCCTAAAGGTGTAATACTTTCCTTTCCTGTACATGTAGAATGTGTAGTATGAAAAATGTATATTAGCATCAAAATACCCACCACATCTCAATAGCTCTTTGCGCCGAGAGGCCTCCAGAGCCACATGACATAGCAAGGTTCTCGCCTTGACCTGGCCTCTCACTGGAACTGGAGTGCTGAAGTTTGCCCATGCGTGCAAGCCGCCCGGCATAAGCTGTGGCCTGCTGACTCATATCGTCATTCAACCTCATGGCTGGTGCATTATGGATCCTGCGGTACTTGTTGTGAGCCTTCAAACCTTCACCTCCAAAGGAAGCTAAATACAGGATACATGTTTTACCGTCATTTACAACATCAGGAATGAGTGGGACAATTATCCGAGATGCATCGAGTGCTCAGAGGTACTCAGAACGTATCAGTTGACAACTGTCATTTTTTTGCTAGTAAAATGATAAACCCTTACAGAGCTATGATCAGTTTTAATGGCATGGCAGCGGCGACAAGAGGGCTTGACCTAACGTAGAGGTGGAAACCTTATGTAATAATTGactcaattatggcaaagtttcaacaaattctatgagagccttttggaaatattttgaaacaaagttttaatcataaaaacagtggaagagcatgctatccacacaattagctaacattttaagaaaatgataagctttggaaacgcagcttcatctcatagtggtttgattccattgaaaactgtgtacaaaaaaagaggggaattgctctgggcgatcgcaagttagaagaattttattaacctgcattcagctgcttttgttacagtttttgcacgtaatttggtccatgcctacaaatttTGCATTATTCAAAACACCGctcgataatttttttatacact encodes:
- the LOC140926810 gene encoding Golgi-associated plant pathogenesis-related protein 1-like: MVLNLSFLFLGVLCTFGIHIVYASFGGEGLKAHNKYRRIHNAPAMRLNDDMSQQATAYAGRLARMGKLQHSSSSERPGQGENLAMSCGSGGLSAQRAIEMWYKEVCEFNFNNPGWDGRTGHFTQVVWKKSVELGIGKAVSRGCTYVVARYKPAGNVLNNFRQNVAKGRFNTSYCRRG